The following proteins are co-located in the Oceanispirochaeta sp. genome:
- a CDS encoding helix-turn-helix domain-containing protein, whose protein sequence is MDLISIENYENTRLESEDFQFNCFHIQNADTPPHWHNHTEIIFIKQGNCSIYINGTAFMCSEGDIILVPHGCLHSILCNTHSVYIAIVIGDTLFSSMVADSHINRSLRPFFSDNTYEPIQLSKQSKSYCRFLSLIVSIIDEESNQKNSYEMIVKVELCRFFSDLTREFPELLFVTPIQQSSVILKMKKAIEYIFIHYSDKISISFMARYSNMSDQHFCRLFKSYTGKTFIDFLSDYRLEQSNLLLKTTDLPITGIPELVGFCNVNYYSRVYKKKYGYPPSFVRKGRANL, encoded by the coding sequence CAGGTTGGAAAGCGAAGATTTTCAGTTCAATTGTTTTCATATTCAAAATGCCGATACGCCACCCCATTGGCATAATCATACGGAGATCATTTTCATCAAACAGGGGAATTGCTCAATTTATATAAACGGGACTGCTTTTATGTGCAGTGAAGGAGATATCATATTAGTTCCTCACGGTTGTTTGCACAGTATTCTCTGCAACACACATTCTGTATACATCGCCATAGTAATAGGGGATACTCTATTTTCATCTATGGTGGCCGACTCTCATATTAATAGATCTCTGAGACCGTTTTTTTCTGATAATACCTATGAGCCTATACAGCTGAGTAAGCAGAGTAAGTCCTACTGCAGATTTTTATCGCTGATTGTATCCATTATAGATGAGGAGAGTAATCAAAAAAACAGTTATGAAATGATTGTCAAGGTTGAACTATGTCGGTTTTTTTCAGATCTAACGCGGGAATTTCCTGAGTTATTATTTGTTACACCAATTCAACAGAGTTCTGTCATTTTAAAAATGAAAAAAGCCATTGAGTATATTTTCATACATTACAGTGATAAAATAAGCATTTCGTTTATGGCCAGATATTCAAATATGAGTGATCAGCACTTCTGTCGTTTGTTCAAATCTTATACGGGAAAAACATTCATTGATTTTCTATCAGATTATCGATTGGAGCAGTCAAACCTTTTACTCAAAACAACTGATCTGCCCATCACCGGAATTCCTGAGCTTGTGGGATTCTGCAACGTGAATTATTATTCCAGAGTTTATAAAAAGAAATACGGATATCCGCCATCATTTGTCAGGAAAGGGAGAGCGAATCTTTAA